One part of the Halopenitus persicus genome encodes these proteins:
- a CDS encoding DMT family transporter → MSSSRDLLLFIVLAALWGSAFMAINAGLEYFPPVLFAAFRYDVAAVVMLGYAALVVEDPIPRTRGEWTLVAIGGLLLIAAYHVFLFVGESDPHVTSAVAAVLVSLSPVLTTVFARGFLPSERLTAIGTVGLIVGLVGVAVLTRPDPGNLLGDGTVPKLLVFLAAAAFALGTVLTRTVDAELEIETMEAWSMAIGAAVMHLVSVGLDESIGEVVWSLEAVLALGYLSIGASAIGFLVFFDLLERLGPIEINLVSYVAPVFAALSGWVFLSEAITPATIVGFLFIFAGFLLVKRDAIRAEVARQRSTR, encoded by the coding sequence GTGAGCAGCTCCCGTGACCTCCTCCTGTTCATCGTTCTCGCTGCCCTCTGGGGGTCGGCGTTTATGGCGATCAACGCAGGGCTCGAGTACTTTCCGCCCGTCCTGTTCGCGGCGTTCCGGTATGACGTCGCCGCGGTCGTGATGCTCGGGTACGCTGCCCTCGTCGTCGAGGACCCGATACCGCGCACCCGCGGCGAGTGGACTCTCGTCGCGATCGGCGGCCTCCTCCTCATCGCCGCCTATCACGTCTTTCTGTTCGTCGGCGAGTCGGACCCGCACGTGACGAGCGCAGTCGCCGCCGTTCTCGTCAGTCTGTCGCCGGTGTTGACGACCGTCTTCGCTCGCGGCTTCCTTCCAAGTGAACGGCTGACCGCCATCGGAACCGTCGGACTCATCGTCGGGCTCGTGGGCGTCGCCGTCCTCACGCGACCGGACCCGGGGAACCTCCTCGGCGACGGGACCGTCCCGAAGCTCCTCGTGTTCCTCGCCGCGGCGGCCTTCGCGCTCGGCACCGTCCTCACCCGCACCGTCGACGCCGAATTGGAGATCGAGACGATGGAGGCGTGGTCGATGGCCATCGGCGCGGCCGTTATGCATCTGGTCTCCGTCGGCCTCGACGAGTCGATCGGCGAGGTCGTCTGGTCGTTGGAGGCGGTCCTCGCGCTGGGCTATCTGTCGATCGGCGCCAGCGCGATCGGGTTTCTCGTCTTCTTCGACCTCCTCGAACGACTCGGTCCGATCGAAATCAACCTCGTCTCGTACGTGGCTCCCGTCTTCGCGGCACTTTCGGGATGGGTCTTCCTCTCGGAGGCGATCACGCCGGCAACGATCGTCGGATTTCTCTTCATCTTTGCCGGGTTCCTTCTCGTGAAACGCGATGCGATCCGGGCCGAGGTCGCGCGCCAGCGCTCGACCCGATGA
- a CDS encoding CBS domain-containing protein, producing MQARDLMITDVQTVSPDDDVADVLKRFARVSFSGFPVVDDDRYLLGIVSESDLVDLFEPEDETLWIPIGFPPFVDTLTYQIDVPWSDIDTGLDFVRESGRPISEVMTTDVATVEPDADADVVLDLLVGDPDVNRVPVVDSEGRLVGLIARQDVIRAVRDRGLD from the coding sequence ATGCAGGCTCGTGATCTGATGATCACCGACGTGCAGACTGTGTCGCCCGACGACGATGTGGCGGACGTGCTCAAGCGGTTCGCGCGCGTCTCCTTTTCGGGATTCCCGGTCGTCGACGACGACCGGTATCTCCTCGGGATCGTCTCCGAGTCCGACCTCGTCGACCTCTTCGAGCCCGAGGACGAGACGCTCTGGATCCCGATCGGCTTCCCGCCGTTCGTCGACACGCTCACCTACCAGATCGACGTTCCGTGGAGCGACATCGATACGGGCCTCGACTTCGTCCGCGAGTCCGGTCGCCCGATCTCCGAGGTGATGACGACCGACGTTGCCACGGTGGAGCCGGACGCCGACGCCGACGTCGTCCTCGACCTGCTCGTCGGCGACCCGGACGTGAACCGGGTTCCGGTCGTCGACTCCGAGGGCCGACTCGTCGGACTCATCGCCAGACAGGACGTGATCCGGGCCGTCCGCGATCGTGGGTTGGACTAA
- a CDS encoding DUF1684 domain-containing protein — MTDDYVRRVQESRAEKDEFFGDHPQSPIPPERRDSFDGLAYFDPAPDYRVPATVTVHDDPEPLELETTAGPNVRYLRVVTFAFELHGTDLTLAAYRQEGEPDAALFVPFRDKTTGQETYHNGRYIELEPDGELDDGDEVTIDFNLAYNPFCAYTETFSCPLPPEENWLEVAVYAGERTPPW; from the coding sequence ATGACCGATGACTACGTGCGCCGGGTGCAGGAGAGCCGTGCGGAGAAGGACGAGTTCTTCGGCGACCATCCGCAGTCGCCGATCCCGCCGGAACGTCGCGATTCCTTCGACGGGCTGGCGTACTTCGATCCGGCTCCCGACTATCGCGTCCCGGCGACCGTGACGGTCCACGACGACCCCGAGCCGCTCGAGCTCGAGACGACCGCCGGCCCGAACGTCCGGTATCTTCGGGTCGTGACCTTTGCGTTCGAGCTGCACGGGACGGATCTGACGCTTGCGGCGTACCGCCAGGAGGGCGAGCCGGACGCCGCCCTGTTCGTGCCGTTTCGCGACAAGACGACGGGGCAGGAGACGTACCACAACGGCCGCTACATCGAGCTCGAGCCGGACGGGGAGCTCGACGACGGCGACGAGGTCACGATCGATTTCAACCTGGCGTACAACCCGTTCTGTGCGTACACCGAGACGTTCTCGTGTCCCCTGCCGCCCGAGGAGAACTGGCTCGAGGTCGCCGTGTATGCGGGCGAGCGCACCCCGCCCTGGTGA